In one window of Primulina tabacum isolate GXHZ01 chromosome 8, ASM2559414v2, whole genome shotgun sequence DNA:
- the LOC142553024 gene encoding hydroquinone glucosyltransferase-like, giving the protein MENSAVRIAIVPTPGMGHLIPLVEFAKKLLHRHNLSTTFFLPNNGPLSDAQRSFLFTLPPALHFIILPPVTFDDYPGIIKSETRMALTITRSLPLIRDAFGSLNGSNKFAAFVADMFAVDTFDVAREFKIPPYLFFPSSAMTLSVFFNLPKLDKTVSCEYRDLPEKLQIPGCIPIHGSDLFDPAQDRKNDAYKWILRLADKFRTAPVGVIVNSFKQMEPGAFEDLQKKEKGKPDIHAIGPLIQMGSSSGVQNSSVCSNWLDEQPNSSVLFVSFGSGGTLSHAQITELALGLEMSNQRFLWVIRCPSDKSPSGLDDPLSYLPEKFIDRTKNRGLVVPMWAPQAQILAHGSTCAFLSHCGWNSTLETVVSGVPLIAWPLHAEQKMNAVLLHEDVKVALRPKAGENGLVGRVEVCDVVKSLMEGEEGEGIRSRMRALKEEAARALSSSAGLDDLAKKWKGDVAAR; this is encoded by the coding sequence ATGGAGAACTCAGCTGTGCGCATCGCAATTGTCCCAACTCCAGGCATGGGCCACTTGATTCCATTGGTAGAATTCGCAAAAAAACTACTCCACCGCCACAACTTATCCACAACCTTCTTCCTGCCTAACAACGGGCCCCTCTCCGATGCTCAGAGATCCTTTCTTTTCACCCTCCCTCCCGCCTTACACTTCATCATCCTCCCGCCAGTTACCTTTGATGATTATCCTGGAATTATCAAATCCGAGACCCGTATGGCACTGACGATCACTCGCTCCCTGCCGTTGATTCGCGATGCGTTTGGGTCTTTGAATGGGAGCAACAAATTTGCCGCGTTTGTTGCTGACATGTTTGCGGTTGATACATTTGATGTGGCTCGTGAATTCAAGATTCCGCCCTACCTTTTCTTCCCATCTTCAGCCATGACTTTGTCTGTTTTCTTTAACCTGCCCAAGTTAGATAAAACGGTGTCGTGTGAGTATCGGGATCTGCCGGAGAAGTTGCAGATTCCAGGCTGCATCCCGATACATGGAAGCGATCTTTTTGATCCGGCTCAAGACAGGAAAAATGACGCCTATAAATGGATCTTGCGTCTCGCAGATAAGTTCCGAACGGCGCCTGTAGGGGTTATAGTGAACAGCTTTAAACAAATGGAGCCTGGTGCATTTGAAGATTTAcagaaaaaagaaaagggtaAGCCAGATATTCACGCAATTGGCCCATTGATTCAAATGGGTTCAAGTTCTGGAGTTCAGAATTCGTCTGTATGTTCAAACTGGTTGGATGAACAGCCAAACAGTTCTGTGCTGTTTGTTTCTTTCGGGAGCGGTGGGACTTTGTCTCATGCTCAAATAACCGAACTTGCATTGGGTTTAGAGATGAGCAATCAAAGATTCTTGTGGGTTATCAGATGCCCAAGTGACAAATCTCCCTCTGGTCTCGACGATCCTTTATCATATCTGCCGGAGAAGTTTATCGACAGGACCAAGAACCGTGGCCTAGTCGTGCCTATGTGGGCGCCGCAGGCACAGATATTAGCCCACGGTTCCACCTGCGCGTTTTTATCTCACTGTGGATGGAACTCAACACTTGAGACTGTGGTGAGTGGGGTACCGTTGATCGCGTGGCCTCTGCACGCAGAGCAGAAAATGAACGCCGTATTGCTGCATGAGGATGTAAAAGTCGCGTTGAGGCCCAAAGCTGGTGAAAATGGGTTGGTGGGAAGGGTTGAAGTTTGTGATGTGGTAAAGAGTTTGATGGAAGGGGAAGAAGGGGAAGGGATTCGGAGTCGAATGCGGGCGCTTAAAGAGGAAGCGGCCAGAGCCCTAAGTTCTTCGGCGGGCTTGGATGATTTGGCCAAGAAATGGAAGGGTGACGTAGCTGCTAGATAG
- the LOC142553025 gene encoding jasmonoyl--L-amino acid synthetase JAR4-like, with the protein MLDTMEQVFDPEAVIEEFEATTRDAGEVQRETLKKILEENGEAEYLQEWGLNGRTDPESFRDCIPLVTHKDLESYIQQIADGQNSSILTGKPVTTISLSSGTSQGKPKFVPFNDELMENTLQIFKTSFAFRNREYPIAGGKALQFIYSSKQFMTKGGLVAGTATTNVYRNSKIKKTMREMQIPFCSPDEVIFGPDFHQSLYCHLLCGLIFRDQVQVISSTFAHSIIHAFRTLEQVWEELVSDIREGVLSTRITVPSVRLAVSKILKPDPELANTISQKILGLSNWNGLIPELFPNTKYIYGIMTGSMEPYLMKLRHYAGNLPLISADYGSSEGWIGVNVNPKLPPELTTFAVLPNIGFFEFIPLNEDFSSVEPNPVGLTEVKVGEEYEVIVTNFAGLYRYRLGDVVKVKGFHNSSPELQFVCRRNLLLTINIDKNTEKDLQLSVEAAAKLLAAENQEVIDFTSQIDTSTDPGHYVIFWEMNGDPKDEILQECCNCLDRSFVDAGYMSSRKVNTIGALELRIMKRGTFHKIMDHYVGLGSAVSQFKTPRCVGPTNKIVLQILSNNVVKSYFSTAY; encoded by the exons atgttgGATACAATGGAGCAAGTATTTGATCCTGAGGCAGTAATAGAAGAATTTGAAGCCACGACTAGGGATGCTGGAGAAGTTCAGAGGGAAACTCTAAAGAAAATATTGGAAGAAAATGGTGAAGCTGAGTATTTGCAGGAATGGGGCCTCAATGGAAGAACTGATCCTGAAAGCTTCAGGGATTGTATCCCCCTTGTCACTCACAAGGACTTGGAATCTTACATTCAGCAAATCGCCGACGGCCAAAATTCATCCATTTTGACTGGCAAACCAGTTACCACCATTTCATTGAG TTCTGGCACGTCACAAGGGAAGCCAAAGTTCGTGCCTTTTAATGATGAATTGATGGAAAACACACTACAGATATTCAAGACTTCTTTCGCGTTTAGAAACAG AGAATATCCAATCGCGGGTGGAAAGGCTTTACAGTTCATTTACAGTAGCAAACAATTCATGACAAAAGGGGGCCTAGTAGCTGGAACCGCCACCACTAATGTGTACCGtaactcaaaaataaaaaaaacaatgagGGAAATGCAGATTCCATTTTGCAGCCCCGATGAAGTGATCTTTGGCCCCGACTTCCACCAGTCTTTATACTGTCATCTTTTGTGTGGGCTAATCTTCCGAGACCAAGTTCAAGTCATTTCATCCACATTTGCCCACAGCATTATCCATGCCTTCCGAACTTTAGAACAAGTTTGGGAAGAACTTGTCAGTGATATCCGAGAAGGGGTTCTCAGTACCCGAATCACGGTCCCATCAGTTCGATTGGCAGTGTCTAAGATTCTTAAGCCCGATCCTGAATTGGCGAATACTATTTCTCAAAAGATCTTGGGATTAAGCAACTGGAATGGATTGATACCAGAGCTATTCCCaaatacaaaatatatttatggaATCATGACTGGTTCCATGGAGCCTTATCTAATGAAGTTGCGGCACTATGCTGGAAACTTACCGTTAATAAGTGCTGATTATGGATCTTCTGAAGGATGGATTGGAGTGAATGTCAACCCTAAGTTACCACCAGAACTAACCACATTTGCTGTGCTTCCAAATATTGGTTTTTTTGAATTTATCCCTTTGAACGAGGATTTTAGCAGCGTTGAGCCGAATCCTGTTGGACTAACCGAAGTAAAGGTTGGTGAGGAGTATGAGGTCATTGTCACTAATTTTGCAG GGCTGTACCGTTACAGATTAGGAGACGTAGTCAAGGTTAAAGGATTCCACAACTCTTCTCCGGAGCTCCAGTTCGTTTGCAGAAGAAATCTTCTTCTCACAATCAACATTGACAAGAATACCGAGAAGGATCTACAGTTATCCGTTGAAGCTGCAGCGAAGCTGCTAGCCGCGGAGAATCAAGAAGTCATAGATTTTACGAGCCAGATCGATACATCAACTGATCCTGGCCATTACGTGATCTTCTGGGAAATGAATGGCGACCCGAAGGACGAAATTCTTCAAGAATGCTGCAACTGCTTGGACAGATCATTCGTGGATGCAGGATACATGAGTTCTCGGAAGGTGAACACCATTGGAGCCCTCGAACTCCGAATCATGAAGAGGGGTACTTTTCACAAGATCATGGATCATTACGTGGGATTAGGATCCGCTGTTAGTCAGTTCAAAACGCCGCGATGCGTGGGGCCAACAAACAAGATTGTGCTTCAAATACTGTCTAATAATGTCGTCAAGAGCTACTTTAGCACTGCATATTAA